The Anabaena sp. WA102 genome contains a region encoding:
- a CDS encoding DUF4351 domain-containing protein, translating into MLSQRLLNVEIIEFLGESIFDLSTVEDLQNWLNNLQI; encoded by the coding sequence ATGCTATCACAGAGGCTCTTAAATGTAGAAATTATTGAATTTTTAGGAGAATCAATCTTTGATTTATCTACAGTAGAGGATTTACAAAATTGGTTAAATAATCTCCAGATTTAA